The Bordetella sp. FB-8 genome includes a window with the following:
- a CDS encoding magnesium and cobalt transport protein CorA — MSDEASSLPPEVMASVAYLEGRRVCDVPVEDIPSYVGRADSLLWTGLREPTEDLLTCVLARLGADARCREDMLQAHTRPKILDYGNMVLVVAIMVEVQAERPAFGETQLLIGNGFLLTVRRGSVAPYADLRARLEAVPGLLKRGSDYVAAELLDLLVDRYAIALHKLEAQVEAAEQKLLIRGTSMADIRKLYRQRRDLLRIHTAVAPMAEICRRLARVEMDPIDAQARPYYGEVADRVQRIDELINALREALVFAFEASQMMAQAQQNDTTRKLAAWAAILAVPTAIAGIYGMNFEFMPELKWRGGYFLILGAMATICMTLYWRLRRAGWL, encoded by the coding sequence CGGCGAGTGTGCGATGTGCCCGTCGAAGACATTCCCTCCTATGTCGGCCGCGCAGACAGCCTGCTCTGGACGGGCCTGCGCGAACCCACCGAAGACCTGCTGACATGCGTGCTGGCCCGCCTGGGCGCCGATGCGCGCTGCCGCGAGGACATGCTGCAGGCGCACACGCGGCCCAAGATTCTGGACTACGGCAATATGGTGCTGGTGGTGGCCATCATGGTCGAGGTTCAGGCCGAGCGCCCCGCGTTTGGTGAAACCCAGCTTCTCATCGGCAACGGGTTTCTGCTCACGGTGCGGCGCGGCTCGGTGGCGCCGTATGCGGATCTGCGCGCCCGCCTTGAAGCCGTGCCCGGCCTGCTCAAGCGCGGCAGCGACTACGTGGCGGCGGAATTGCTCGACCTGCTGGTGGACCGCTATGCGATTGCCTTGCACAAGCTCGAAGCCCAGGTCGAAGCGGCGGAACAAAAGCTGCTGATCCGCGGTACCAGCATGGCCGACATTCGCAAGCTGTATCGCCAGCGTCGCGACCTGCTGCGCATCCACACCGCCGTGGCGCCGATGGCCGAAATATGCCGCCGTCTGGCGCGGGTCGAGATGGATCCCATCGACGCGCAGGCCCGCCCGTATTACGGCGAAGTGGCCGATCGCGTGCAGCGCATTGACGAACTGATCAACGCCTTGCGCGAGGCCCTGGTGTTTGCCTTCGAGGCCAGCCAGATGATGGCGCAAGCCCAGCAAAACGACACCACGCGCAAGCTGGCGGCTTGGGCCGCCATACTGGCCGTGCCCACAGCCATTGCGGGTATATATGGCATGAATTTCGAATTCATGCCGGAGCTGAAATGGCGCGGCGGCTATTTCTTGATCCTGGGCGCCATGGCGACGATTTGTATGACACTCTACTGGCGCTTGCGCCGGGCCGGATGGCTGTAA
- a CDS encoding thermonuclease family protein, protein MNDENSSGGPLRGNSRRRNARFAVSVLIMALAAALLQLLSPTTGGLGALHTSAPDSPVPAGAYELAGKVINVADGDTVTLLTDDNTQHRIRLDSIDAPEKAHGSDQPGQLFAEQARRNLAAMVAGKRLRARCYETDRYKREVCALMLDDGSSVNRAQVQSGYAWAYTARHDAYLRDGAMPELQSQAKQAGLGLWAQQGPTAPWKWRYDCWRQQRCD, encoded by the coding sequence TTGAACGACGAAAATTCCTCTGGCGGCCCGCTGCGCGGCAATTCCAGGCGCCGGAACGCGCGCTTTGCCGTGAGCGTGCTGATCATGGCTCTGGCGGCGGCTTTGCTGCAGTTACTTTCACCGACGACGGGCGGACTCGGCGCATTGCATACGTCCGCGCCGGATAGCCCGGTGCCCGCGGGCGCCTATGAGTTGGCGGGGAAGGTGATCAATGTGGCCGACGGCGACACCGTCACACTGCTGACCGACGACAACACGCAGCACCGCATCCGCCTGGACAGCATCGACGCGCCGGAAAAAGCGCATGGCTCGGACCAGCCCGGCCAGCTTTTTGCCGAGCAGGCGCGCAGGAACTTGGCCGCGATGGTGGCTGGCAAGCGCCTGAGGGCGCGCTGCTACGAGACCGACCGATACAAGCGCGAGGTCTGCGCCCTGATGTTGGACGACGGTTCATCGGTCAACCGCGCCCAGGTCCAGAGCGGCTACGCCTGGGCTTACACGGCGCGGCATGATGCCTATTTGCGCGACGGCGCCATGCCCGAATTGCAAAGCCAGGCCAAGCAGGCGGGCCTTGGCTTGTGGGCTCAGCAAGGCCCCACGGCGCCCTGGAAATGGCGCTACGATTGCTGGAGGCAGCAGCGGTGCGATTGA
- a CDS encoding ABC transporter substrate-binding protein, translated as MRRVLAACTAFAVAALMLLAGLSGCSPDNPINSPYPDASLARNTLYTAFAGRSPKYLDPASSYSTDETPYTYNIYEPLYGYHYLRRPYTLVPRAAASIDPPRYLDAQGHVLPADAPGDQIAQSDYIIRIRPGIRYQPHPALARRADGSDVYDPVPAGVLARAYAITDFKQTGTRELTAQDYVYGFRRLASPRVVSPIFALMAQYVVGLKEYGDVLRKRDAALRQGLPAGTRDLPWLDLRPADGFTGVQALDDHTLLIRVKGKYPQFKYWLAMTFTAPVPWEADRFYSQPGMAEHDLSLNTWPIGTGPYMLVQNLPNRRLVLQRNPNFHGEPYPCEGAPGDRARGLLADCGKPTPFIDRIVFSNEKEAVPLSGKFIQGYYDIPQADRGDYGVAMRVAADDSADKARLYREHGIRLPTSVAMTEMYMGFNWLDPVVGRGDTPEQQEKNRKLRLAISIAFDWEAHVAVFENGQAQVAYGPLPPGVLGYEAPPAGYDPQVYDLVDGKPVRKSLAQARRLLAQAGYPDGRSSKTGQPLVLYYDATGGAGGDAQFDWMRRQLARIGIQLDLRATDYNRFQDKMQRGAAQLFSWGWVADYPDAENFLFLLYGPNGKVKYGGENAANYENPEFDRLFEQMKYLDDGPRKVELLRRMVAIVQHDAPWMFGYFPLSGAAYQQWVGNAKPTDMVRNTLQYMKIDPALRLRRVREWNRPIWWPLVAFALAGALAVAAAWRTVKRRDAQAALPAAAADRSRQERA; from the coding sequence ATGCGGCGCGTGCTGGCGGCCTGTACGGCTTTTGCGGTCGCGGCGCTGATGCTGCTCGCCGGTCTGTCGGGCTGCTCGCCCGACAACCCCATCAATAGTCCCTATCCCGACGCCAGCCTGGCCCGCAACACGCTCTACACCGCCTTCGCCGGACGCTCGCCCAAGTACCTCGACCCCGCCAGTTCCTACTCGACCGACGAGACGCCCTATACCTACAATATCTACGAGCCGCTTTACGGCTATCACTATCTGAGGCGGCCATATACGCTGGTGCCGCGCGCGGCAGCCTCGATCGACCCGCCGCGGTACCTGGACGCGCAGGGCCATGTGCTGCCCGCCGACGCGCCGGGCGACCAGATCGCCCAGAGCGACTACATCATCCGCATCCGCCCCGGCATACGCTATCAGCCGCATCCGGCGCTGGCCCGCCGTGCCGACGGCAGCGATGTCTACGATCCCGTGCCGGCCGGCGTGCTTGCGCGGGCCTATGCCATTACCGATTTCAAGCAGACGGGTACGCGCGAGCTGACGGCCCAGGACTACGTCTACGGTTTCCGGCGCCTGGCCAGTCCGCGCGTAGTCTCGCCCATTTTTGCGCTGATGGCGCAGTACGTGGTGGGCCTGAAGGAATACGGCGACGTGCTGCGCAAACGGGATGCGGCCTTGCGTCAGGGACTGCCGGCGGGCACGCGCGATCTGCCCTGGCTGGACCTGCGCCCGGCCGACGGCTTTACCGGCGTGCAGGCGCTGGACGATCACACCCTGCTCATCCGCGTGAAGGGCAAGTATCCGCAGTTCAAGTATTGGCTCGCCATGACCTTCACCGCGCCGGTGCCCTGGGAGGCGGACCGCTTCTATAGTCAGCCCGGCATGGCCGAGCACGATCTGTCGCTCAACACCTGGCCCATAGGCACCGGTCCCTATATGCTGGTGCAGAACCTGCCCAACCGGCGCCTGGTACTGCAGCGCAATCCCAATTTTCACGGCGAGCCTTACCCATGCGAGGGGGCGCCCGGCGACCGCGCGCGCGGCCTGCTGGCCGATTGCGGCAAGCCTACGCCCTTCATCGACCGCATCGTGTTCAGCAATGAAAAGGAAGCGGTGCCCCTGAGCGGCAAGTTCATCCAGGGTTATTACGATATTCCCCAGGCTGACCGCGGCGACTACGGCGTGGCCATGCGCGTGGCGGCGGACGATTCGGCCGACAAGGCCAGGCTCTATCGCGAACACGGCATCCGCCTGCCCACTTCGGTGGCGATGACCGAAATGTACATGGGCTTTAACTGGCTCGACCCGGTGGTGGGACGCGGCGACACCCCCGAGCAGCAGGAAAAGAACCGTAAGCTGCGCCTGGCCATCAGCATTGCCTTCGACTGGGAGGCGCACGTGGCCGTGTTCGAGAACGGGCAGGCGCAGGTGGCATACGGCCCACTGCCCCCGGGCGTGCTGGGCTACGAGGCGCCGCCGGCCGGATACGATCCGCAAGTCTACGATCTGGTCGACGGCAAGCCTGTGCGCAAATCCCTGGCGCAAGCCAGGCGCTTGCTGGCCCAGGCCGGCTATCCCGACGGGCGCAGCAGCAAGACGGGCCAGCCGCTGGTGCTTTACTACGACGCGACCGGGGGCGCGGGCGGCGACGCGCAATTCGATTGGATGCGCCGCCAACTGGCCAGGATCGGCATTCAGCTGGACCTGCGCGCCACCGACTACAACCGTTTCCAGGACAAGATGCAGCGCGGCGCGGCGCAGCTGTTTTCCTGGGGCTGGGTGGCCGACTACCCCGACGCCGAGAACTTCCTTTTCCTGCTCTACGGCCCCAACGGCAAGGTCAAGTATGGCGGCGAGAACGCCGCGAATTACGAGAATCCGGAATTCGATAGGCTTTTCGAGCAGATGAAATACCTCGACGACGGCCCGCGCAAGGTCGAGCTGTTGCGGCGCATGGTGGCCATCGTGCAGCACGACGCGCCCTGGATGTTCGGCTACTTTCCGCTATCGGGCGCAGCCTATCAACAGTGGGTGGGCAACGCCAAGCCCACCGATATGGTGCGCAACACGCTGCAGTACATGAAGATAGATCCGGCTTTGCGGTTGCGGCGTGTGCGTGAATGGAACCGGCCCATCTGGTGGCCGCTGGTCGCCTTCGCGCTGGCGGGCGCGCTGGCCGTGGCGGCGGCCTGGCGCACCGTCAAGCGGCGCGATGCCCAGGCGGCGCTGCCTGCGGCAGCGGCGGATCGATCGAGGCAGGAGAGGGCATGA
- a CDS encoding ABC transporter permease, with product MIAYILRRLIYGVLILVGVNLLTFVLFFAVNTPDDMARLAIGGQRASPQALQRWKTEHGYDKPLFYNTTEQGARRYIDTVFYQRSVPLLFMDFGVSDAGRDIGREIRARMGPSLALALPTFILGLASSVAFALMLVYFHTTRLDFWGVVACVAMLSISGLFYIIAGQWLFSKVLRLVPYSGYSGGWDMIKFLALPVAVAVVAGLGSNARFYRTLFLEEIGKDYVRTARAKGLGEAVVLFRHVLRNAMLPILTGAVSAIPLLFMGSLISESFFGIPGLGSYTIDALNAQDFAIVRSMVFLGSALYIVGLILADVSYTLVDPRVRFE from the coding sequence ATGATCGCTTATATCCTGCGGCGCCTGATCTACGGCGTGCTGATCCTGGTGGGCGTCAATCTCCTGACCTTCGTGCTGTTTTTCGCGGTGAACACGCCCGACGACATGGCGCGCTTGGCCATAGGTGGGCAGCGCGCCAGCCCTCAGGCCCTGCAGAGGTGGAAGACCGAGCACGGCTACGACAAGCCGCTGTTCTATAACACGACCGAGCAGGGTGCACGGCGCTATATCGACACAGTCTTCTACCAGCGCTCGGTGCCGCTGCTTTTCATGGATTTCGGCGTGTCCGACGCAGGGCGCGACATAGGCCGTGAAATCCGCGCGCGCATGGGACCCAGCCTGGCCCTGGCGCTACCCACCTTCATCCTGGGTTTGGCAAGCAGTGTGGCTTTCGCGCTGATGCTGGTGTATTTCCACACTACGCGGCTGGATTTCTGGGGCGTAGTCGCTTGCGTTGCGATGCTGTCGATATCAGGGCTTTTCTACATCATCGCGGGGCAGTGGCTGTTTTCCAAGGTGCTGCGTCTGGTGCCGTATTCGGGCTATTCGGGCGGGTGGGACATGATCAAGTTCCTGGCCCTGCCGGTGGCGGTGGCGGTGGTGGCCGGCTTGGGTTCGAATGCACGCTTCTATCGCACGCTGTTCCTGGAGGAGATAGGTAAGGACTACGTGCGCACTGCGCGGGCCAAGGGTCTTGGCGAGGCAGTCGTACTGTTTCGCCACGTGCTCAGGAACGCCATGCTGCCTATTCTGACCGGCGCCGTGTCGGCTATCCCTCTGCTGTTCATGGGTAGCCTGATATCCGAATCCTTCTTCGGCATTCCCGGCCTGGGCAGCTACACCATCGATGCCCTCAACGCGCAGGACTTCGCCATCGTGCGGTCCATGGTGTTTCTGGGATCGGCCCTGTATATCGTAGGCCTGATTCTGGCCGATGTTTCCTACACGCTGGTCGATCCCCGCGTGCGTTTCGAATAG
- a CDS encoding ABC transporter permease has protein sequence MPFKPVLLWTDAALFLMLACVLLYAVRVARSATLRATWSQVAHSAPAMCSAIVLLVLVAAGLLDSLHYQPRLPPASAAPAHAGAVYSPAVRSALDGLFDATVLTHPEKTYSAPLAWRQFTKETMLMHGQPVRDFPRLKYGGAYLADPATQWRPDVFMRLGWGMLGGVAAALVAGALLGAALSSRHGGWRRALGAVGRNRTQLPWRAMLCTVAALCLLIGAVAGLASGYHVLGTDRTGNDVLWQCIKSVRTALVIGSLTTAAMLPPAIFFGIAAGYFKGGIDIAIQYLYTTITSIPGVLLVAACSLMMQVYIDRHAEFFDTSAARADLRLFLLCMILGLTGWDGLCRLLRAETLKLRELDYVQAARAFGVSNWRIMRRHLLPNVMHLILITVVLQFSSLVLYEAVLSYLGIGVDPSMNSFGSMIDRSRYEMSRDPMVWWGLLSAFVFMLTLVLAANLFADAVRDALDPRLRRRRTGRAVADTGASP, from the coding sequence ATGCCGTTCAAACCCGTTCTGCTCTGGACCGACGCCGCGCTGTTCCTGATGCTCGCTTGCGTCTTACTCTACGCGGTGCGCGTCGCGCGCAGCGCGACCTTGCGCGCGACGTGGTCGCAGGTCGCGCACAGCGCGCCGGCCATGTGCTCGGCGATCGTGCTGCTGGTGCTGGTCGCCGCGGGCCTGCTCGATTCCCTGCACTACCAGCCGCGCCTGCCGCCTGCGTCCGCAGCGCCCGCGCATGCGGGCGCGGTGTATTCGCCGGCCGTGCGTTCGGCGCTGGACGGCCTGTTCGATGCCACGGTTCTCACGCATCCCGAAAAGACCTATTCCGCGCCGCTGGCGTGGCGCCAATTCACCAAAGAAACCATGCTGATGCACGGTCAGCCGGTGCGCGATTTTCCGCGCCTGAAATATGGGGGTGCGTATTTGGCCGACCCCGCCACCCAATGGCGGCCGGATGTTTTCATGCGCCTGGGATGGGGCATGCTCGGCGGTGTGGCGGCTGCGCTTGTTGCGGGCGCCCTCCTGGGGGCGGCCTTGTCCAGCCGTCATGGCGGCTGGCGGCGCGCGCTGGGTGCCGTGGGCCGCAACCGCACGCAGTTGCCCTGGCGCGCGATGCTCTGCACTGTCGCGGCACTATGTCTGCTGATTGGCGCAGTGGCCGGCCTGGCCAGTGGCTACCACGTGCTGGGCACCGACCGCACCGGCAACGACGTGTTGTGGCAGTGCATAAAGAGCGTGCGCACGGCGCTGGTGATAGGCAGCCTGACCACGGCCGCCATGCTGCCGCCGGCTATTTTCTTCGGCATCGCGGCGGGCTATTTCAAAGGCGGTATCGATATTGCCATCCAGTATCTCTACACCACCATCACCTCTATTCCGGGGGTGCTGCTGGTGGCTGCCTGCTCGCTGATGATGCAGGTTTACATCGATCGCCATGCCGAGTTCTTCGATACCTCGGCGGCGCGGGCCGATCTGCGCCTTTTTCTGCTGTGCATGATCCTGGGCCTGACCGGTTGGGACGGCCTGTGCCGTCTGTTGCGGGCCGAGACGCTCAAGCTGCGCGAGCTCGACTACGTTCAGGCGGCGCGCGCCTTCGGCGTTTCGAACTGGCGCATCATGCGCCGGCACCTGCTGCCTAACGTCATGCACCTGATCCTCATTACCGTGGTTCTGCAGTTCTCCAGCCTGGTCCTGTACGAGGCGGTGCTGTCCTATCTTGGCATAGGCGTGGACCCGAGCATGAACTCCTTCGGTTCGATGATAGACAGGTCGCGCTACGAGATGTCGCGCGATCCGATGGTCTGGTGGGGCCTGCTTTCCGCCTTCGTTTTCATGCTGACCTTGGTGCTCGCGGCCAATCTGTTCGCCGATGCGGTGCGCGACGCCCTCGATCCCCGCCTGCGCCGGCGCCGCACCGGCAGGGCCGTGGCGGATACGGGAGCTTCTCCATGA
- a CDS encoding ABC transporter ATP-binding protein, with the protein MNVPLLEVADLSVDLAGESGVMQAVRRLRFAIDRGETFALVGESGCGKSLMALALLRLLPQAGRIVAGEVRLEGRDLNRLPESAMRAVRGARMGIVFQEPATSLNPVMRVGEQIMEVLRAHTALRGAAARERAAHWLGRVGIADAVRRLDDYPFQFSGGQKQRIMIAIALAAEPGLLIADEPTTALDVTVQAQVLALLADIQRELGMAVLLITHDLAVVRQVAQHVALMRAGEIVASASATDFFAAPDHPYALQLFEAIPTYAKRGRPLSPAGRQAMKVAAAQPAPAAVVSRVPSACDIPREILLDVRDLRVQYPGTGRAWRREWIKAVDGVNFTLGVGETLALLGESGCGKTTTAHALLRLAEGARVTGSARLAGQDLLAASRTALRGLRRDIQIVFQDPYASLDPRMRVGEILDEGIAALRPELDRPARAGRSQNLLRRVGLPADSLQRYPHEFSGGQRQRIAIARALAVEPKVLVCDEPTSALDVSVQAQILDLLRELQTELGIAYLFITHNFGVVEYLADRVAVMHGGRIVESDTAWAVLHEPRHAVTRQLLQAVPRLDFSSPDGYMEMPY; encoded by the coding sequence ATGAACGTGCCGTTGCTCGAGGTGGCGGATCTGAGCGTGGATCTGGCCGGCGAATCCGGCGTAATGCAGGCCGTCAGGCGGCTGCGCTTTGCGATCGATCGAGGCGAAACCTTCGCGCTGGTGGGCGAATCCGGCTGCGGCAAGAGCCTGATGGCGTTGGCTTTACTGCGCCTGCTGCCGCAGGCCGGACGCATCGTCGCCGGTGAGGTCCGCCTCGAAGGCAGGGACTTGAACCGCTTGCCGGAATCGGCCATGCGAGCCGTGCGCGGTGCGCGCATGGGCATCGTCTTCCAGGAGCCGGCCACCAGCCTGAATCCGGTCATGCGGGTGGGCGAGCAGATCATGGAGGTCTTGCGCGCGCATACCGCGCTGCGCGGCGCGGCGGCGCGCGAGCGGGCGGCGCATTGGCTGGGCCGCGTCGGCATCGCCGATGCCGTGAGGCGACTGGACGACTATCCCTTCCAGTTCTCCGGCGGGCAGAAGCAGCGCATCATGATCGCCATCGCACTGGCCGCCGAACCGGGGCTGCTCATCGCCGACGAGCCAACCACCGCTCTGGATGTGACCGTGCAGGCCCAGGTGCTGGCGCTGCTGGCCGATATCCAGCGCGAGCTGGGCATGGCGGTGCTGCTCATCACACATGATCTGGCCGTGGTTCGCCAAGTGGCCCAGCATGTGGCCCTGATGCGCGCAGGCGAGATCGTCGCAAGCGCGTCGGCAACCGATTTCTTCGCCGCGCCGGACCATCCTTACGCGTTGCAGTTGTTCGAGGCCATTCCTACGTATGCCAAGCGGGGCCGCCCCCTGTCGCCGGCCGGGCGGCAGGCCATGAAGGTGGCTGCCGCGCAGCCGGCGCCGGCTGCCGTTGTTTCCCGCGTTCCATCCGCTTGCGACATCCCACGGGAGATCCTGCTCGACGTGCGGGACTTGCGCGTGCAATACCCCGGAACAGGCCGGGCATGGCGGCGCGAATGGATCAAGGCGGTCGACGGCGTGAATTTCACCTTGGGCGTGGGCGAAACCCTGGCGCTTCTGGGCGAGTCGGGTTGTGGCAAGACCACCACCGCCCACGCCTTGCTCCGGCTGGCCGAAGGCGCCCGCGTCACGGGCAGCGCTCGGCTGGCCGGCCAAGACCTGCTGGCAGCCTCGCGTACCGCGCTGCGCGGTCTGCGGCGAGACATCCAGATCGTGTTCCAGGATCCGTATGCTTCGCTCGACCCGCGCATGCGGGTGGGGGAAATACTGGACGAGGGGATCGCTGCCCTGCGCCCCGAACTGGACCGTCCCGCGCGCGCGGGGCGTTCGCAAAATCTCTTGAGGCGTGTCGGCCTGCCCGCGGATTCGCTGCAGCGCTACCCGCACGAATTTTCCGGCGGCCAGCGCCAGCGCATCGCCATTGCGCGGGCGCTGGCCGTCGAACCCAAGGTGCTGGTTTGCGACGAACCCACCTCAGCGCTGGATGTGTCGGTGCAGGCGCAAATACTGGATCTGCTGCGCGAGCTGCAAACCGAACTGGGCATCGCCTATCTTTTCATTACCCACAACTTCGGGGTGGTCGAATATCTGGCCGATCGCGTGGCGGTGATGCATGGGGGACGCATAGTCGAGAGCGATACGGCCTGGGCCGTGCTGCACGAACCGCGCCATGCCGTCACGCGGCAGTTGCTGCAGGCCGTGCCCAGGCTGGATTTCTCATCGCCCGACGGCTACATGGAAATGCCCTATTGA
- a CDS encoding IS630 family transposase produces the protein METEDARRLSPAEQHERRRQVIRAYKRKLTKRQIARDVGLSYSATCKIIDRYNAGGMAALAPGQRGRSAGDKRALTVEQEATIGQTICDNRPEQLKMEFALWSRAAVKELIERDYQITLHLRSVGKYLARWGFTPQKPIKRAYEQSPEAVRTWLDETYPGIAERAKSEGAEIHWGDETALVNTDVRGRSYAPKGKTPVAMAVGGTRQKLSMLASVTNQGKARWMIIDGNFNHEKLIEFFEALVADTERKVFLILDNLGVHHCKPVKQWLAEHVDQMEVFYLPSYSPELNPEERLNADLKHVIRRKVPARTKAKLRAATEAHMAVIGSEPERVKAYFRDPRVKYAA, from the coding sequence ATGGAAACCGAAGACGCCCGCCGGCTCAGCCCGGCCGAACAACACGAGCGCCGCCGCCAGGTCATTCGGGCGTACAAGCGCAAGCTCACCAAGCGGCAGATCGCGCGCGATGTGGGACTGAGTTATTCAGCCACGTGCAAGATCATCGACCGCTATAACGCTGGGGGCATGGCGGCGCTGGCGCCAGGTCAACGTGGCCGCAGCGCTGGCGACAAACGCGCACTGACCGTCGAGCAAGAAGCCACGATCGGTCAGACGATCTGCGACAACCGTCCGGAGCAGCTGAAGATGGAGTTCGCCTTGTGGAGCCGTGCCGCCGTGAAGGAGCTGATCGAGCGCGACTACCAGATCACCTTGCACCTGCGCTCGGTTGGAAAGTATCTGGCGCGCTGGGGCTTCACGCCGCAGAAGCCCATCAAGCGCGCCTATGAACAGTCGCCCGAAGCCGTGCGCACGTGGCTGGATGAAACCTATCCTGGCATCGCCGAACGCGCCAAATCAGAGGGTGCGGAGATTCACTGGGGTGATGAGACGGCGCTGGTGAACACCGATGTGCGTGGCCGCAGTTACGCCCCCAAAGGCAAGACGCCGGTAGCGATGGCAGTGGGTGGCACGCGCCAGAAGCTGTCCATGCTGGCCAGCGTGACCAACCAGGGCAAGGCGCGCTGGATGATCATCGACGGCAATTTCAATCACGAGAAGCTGATCGAGTTTTTCGAGGCCCTGGTCGCGGACACCGAGCGCAAGGTGTTTCTGATCCTGGACAACCTGGGCGTGCATCACTGCAAGCCGGTCAAGCAGTGGCTGGCCGAGCATGTCGATCAGATGGAGGTGTTCTATCTACCCAGCTACAGCCCCGAACTCAATCCGGAGGAACGTCTCAACGCCGATCTCAAACACGTTATCCGTCGCAAGGTACCGGCACGCACCAAGGCCAAACTTCGCGCCGCCACCGAAGCACATATGGCCGTGATCGGCAGCGAGCCGGAACGCGTCAAAGCCTACTTTCGCGATCCTCGCGTCAAGTACGCTGCTTGA
- a CDS encoding DUF1178 family protein, whose amino-acid sequence MALKVFDLQCEHGHVFEGWFASHDDYDTQRARGLVACPMCDSKEIAKRLSAPHLNVSHLHAPESASPAPAAGMDEKAVMAALQARVMRQVRELVRSTENVGARFAQEARRIHEGEVDERPIRGTATQQERAELAEDGIEVLALPAFLDDGPLQ is encoded by the coding sequence ATGGCACTCAAAGTTTTCGACCTTCAATGCGAGCACGGCCACGTCTTCGAGGGGTGGTTTGCCTCGCACGACGACTACGATACCCAGCGCGCCCGGGGACTGGTCGCATGCCCCATGTGCGACTCCAAGGAGATCGCCAAGCGCCTGTCGGCGCCGCACCTGAACGTTTCGCATCTGCACGCGCCCGAGTCCGCGTCGCCAGCGCCTGCGGCGGGCATGGATGAGAAGGCCGTCATGGCCGCTCTGCAGGCCCGCGTTATGCGCCAGGTGCGCGAGCTGGTGCGCTCGACCGAGAACGTCGGTGCGCGCTTTGCCCAAGAGGCCCGCCGCATCCATGAGGGTGAGGTCGACGAGCGCCCCATCCGCGGCACCGCGACCCAGCAAGAGCGCGCGGAGCTGGCCGAGGACGGCATCGAAGTTTTGGCGCTACCGGCCTTCCTGGACGACGGCCCGTTGCAGTAA
- the efp gene encoding elongation factor P, whose product MKTAQELRVGNVIMVGKDPLVVQKAEYNKSGRNAAVVKLKFKNLLNGSNSESVYKADEKFDIVLLERKECSYSYFGDPMYVFMDAEYNQYEIEADSMGDALNYIEEGMPVEVVFYEGRAISVELPTMLVREIIYTEPAVRGDTSGKVLKPAKINTGFELNVPLFCAIGDKIEIDTRTNEYRSRV is encoded by the coding sequence ATGAAAACCGCTCAGGAATTGCGAGTCGGCAACGTGATCATGGTCGGCAAGGATCCGCTCGTGGTCCAGAAGGCCGAATACAACAAGTCGGGCCGCAACGCGGCCGTGGTCAAGCTGAAGTTCAAGAACCTGCTGAACGGCTCGAACAGCGAATCGGTCTACAAGGCCGACGAAAAGTTCGACATCGTCCTGCTCGAACGCAAGGAATGCTCGTACTCGTACTTTGGCGACCCCATGTACGTCTTCATGGACGCCGAGTACAACCAGTACGAAATCGAAGCCGACAGCATGGGCGACGCCCTGAACTACATCGAAGAAGGCATGCCCGTGGAAGTGGTCTTCTACGAAGGCCGTGCCATCTCGGTGGAGCTGCCCACCATGCTGGTGCGCGAAATCATCTACACCGAGCCGGCCGTGCGTGGCGACACCTCGGGCAAGGTGCTCAAGCCCGCCAAGATCAATACCGGCTTCGAGCTGAACGTGCCGCTGTTCTGCGCTATCGGCGACAAAATCGAAATCGACACCCGCACCAACGAATACCGCAGCCGCGTGTAA